CGCTTCTCCAGCCTGGCCAGCGCGCAGGGCATCTGCGTGGCCCACGAGGGGCTGGTGCCGCTGCCCCGGCCGCCGGGGACCCCGCGGCTGGGTGCCCTGCAGGACCTGCTGCGCCGGGTGAACCAGAGCCGCGTGCAGGTGGTGGTAGTGTTCGCCTCGGCCCCGGCTGCCCAGGTCCTCTTCACCCACAGCACGCGCAGCGGGCTCTCCCCCAAGGTGTGGGTGGCCAGCGAGGCCTGGCTCACCTCCGAGCAGGTCATGAAGCTGCCCGGCATGGCGCAGGCGGGCACCGTGCTGGGCTTCCTGCAGCGGGGGGCGCCCCTGCCAGACTTCCCTGCCTATGTGCGGGGCCGCCTGGCTCTGGCCGCGGACCCTGCCTTCTGCTCCTCGCTGGCCAACGAGCAGCCAGGAGAGGTCAACATGACGGGGCCGCGCTGCCTGCAATGTGACCGAATCTCTCCAGACAGCGTGTCCGTGGGGCTGCCCCATCACCAGACCTTCGCTGCCTATGCCGCCGTGTACGGCGTGGCCCAGGCACTCCATGATGCTCTGGCCTGTGACCCTGCAGCCGGCTGCCTCCAGGGGCCCCTGAAGCCTGGGCAGGTGTGGCCAGGACTGGGCGGGGGTGGAAGCTCCCCTCGCTTCCCTGTCCGCACTACCTGCCTCTGACCTTGCTGTCTACACCCGCTGGCCCTGCCCCAGCTTCACTTGTCTGCACCTCCTGTGCCTACCCCCAACTTCCCCATCCACACCGCCTGCCCCAGCTTCCCAGCCCCTGCCCCTGGCTTCTTTCTCTGTCTACACCATCTGCACTTGCCTCAGCTTCCTGGTCCACACACCCACAGCTCCTGCAGAAAATGTACAATACCAGCTTCCACGTGCGCGGGCTGGAGCTGCGGTTCGACGCATCGGGGAACGTGGCCTTGGACCACGACCTGAAGCTCTGGGTTTGGGGGGCCCTGGGACCCAAGCTGCACACCGTGGGCCGATTCGACGGCCACCTGAGGCTGCAACGCCACCAGATGCGCTGGCACACGCCAGGGAACCAGGTGGGTCCTGCCAGGCCTCTGGCCCTGCGAGGTGGGGCATGGAAGGGGGCTGCCATTGGTGGGGCTGAGCCGCCCCCCCTTCCCAGGAGCCCGTATCCCAGTGCTCGCCGCAGTGTGAGGAGGGCCAGGTGCGCCGTGTGAAAGGTTTCCACTCCTGCTGCTACGACTGCACAGACTGCACGCCTGGCAGCTACCAGCACAGCCCCGGTGAGTGGCACAGGGGGCAGGTCAGGGAGGATCCAGGGAGCAGGGGTGGGAGGCTGCATCCCAGCGCCGTCTTTGCACACAGGTGACACTCTCTGCAGCCGGTGTGGTCCTGCCCAGTGGTCGCCGGCCCGGAGCTCCCGTTGCTTCTCCCGCACCCCCAGgttcctggcctggggggaccctGTGGTGCTAATGCTGCTCCTAGCACTTGGCCTGGTGCTCAGCCTGGCGCTGGGTGCCCTGGGGCTCTTCCTGCAGCACCGGCACAGCCCCCTGGTGCGGGCCTCCGGCGGGTCTCGTGCCAGCTTCAGCCTGGCCTGCCTGGGCCTCGGTTGCCTCAGTGTCCTGCTGCTCCCCGGCCGGCCCAGCCCCGCCCGCTGCCTGACCcagccgctgctgctgctgctcccctTCACGGGCAGCCTGAGCATGCTCTTCCTGCAATGCGCCCAAGTCTTCGCGGGGTCGGCGCTGCCTCCGGGCTGGGCAGGGCGGCTGCAAGACTGTCTGCGGGGCCCCAGGGCCTGGCTGGCAGTTCTGTTGGCGGTGCTGGTGCAGGCAGCTCTGTGCGGCTGGTCTCTGGCAGCCTTCCCAATGTGGGTTGAGGCCGATTGGC
This window of the Suncus etruscus isolate mSunEtr1 chromosome 6, mSunEtr1.pri.cur, whole genome shotgun sequence genome carries:
- the TAS1R3 gene encoding taste receptor type 1 member 3 is translated as MLPLLSLVALLVPGKPAPLCLSRQLSASGDYMLGGLFPLCSAADSCPGDRTQPHDVPCPRVSALGLLWALAVMMAVEEINNSSTLLPGLRLGHDLLDTGSEPAAAMQPSLRLMARAGSSSVAAHCDYAHYRPRVLAVIGPHSSELALVTGKLFGFFLVPQVSYGASTDRLSQRENFPSFFRTVPRDRVQARAMVALLHALRWNWVAALGSDDEYGRQGLSRFSSLASAQGICVAHEGLVPLPRPPGTPRLGALQDLLRRVNQSRVQVVVVFASAPAAQVLFTHSTRSGLSPKVWVASEAWLTSEQVMKLPGMAQAGTVLGFLQRGAPLPDFPAYVRGRLALAADPAFCSSLANEQPGEVNMTGPRCLQCDRISPDSVSVGLPHHQTFAAYAAVYGVAQALHDALACDPAAGCLQGPLKPGQLLQKMYNTSFHVRGLELRFDASGNVALDHDLKLWVWGALGPKLHTVGRFDGHLRLQRHQMRWHTPGNQEPVSQCSPQCEEGQVRRVKGFHSCCYDCTDCTPGSYQHSPGDTLCSRCGPAQWSPARSSRCFSRTPRFLAWGDPVVLMLLLALGLVLSLALGALGLFLQHRHSPLVRASGGSRASFSLACLGLGCLSVLLLPGRPSPARCLTQPLLLLLPFTGSLSMLFLQCAQVFAGSALPPGWAGRLQDCLRGPRAWLAVLLAVLVQAALCGWSLAAFPMWVEADWQILPTEVLLRCGPRSWVSIGLTHVPSTTLAFLCFLGTFLARSPAGRYNQAHGLTFAALAYLLTWTSFIPLSASVHVAYQPAVLMGATLLSALGILATFYLPKCYLLQWRPHCNTPQFFLGEGLDEGGRDSQLSTRGTR